AAAAAAAGTTGTAGCAATGAGTAATCATTCTTTGCCACAACTTTTTTCAATTTAACATAATCATTATTATCAAAATATATTTAGAATTGTTTTTGGAACTGAGTAGCTAGCATGTTCCTCATAATAATGCTCAATGGCATTGTCAAGAATAATATCAGTCATGTCTGGATAGTTTACATTGATATTATTGCTGTTGATAATCCAGTCGTTCACTGTACTTATGTGTTTTGGTTTTATGCTGCTGATCGTAGGAACGCCTAAATTCGACAAAGAAGCAGCATTGCAATGCTGTTCGTATTGATTTTTCATTGGAATTGCGAGAACTTTTTTTCCTAGGTGCAAAGCTTCCGCTGGTCCTTCAAAACCTGCCCCGCAAAGAAATCCTTCACAATTGCTCAGACTTGTCATGAAAGCAGAATTGTTTACTGGAGAGATTTTGATATTATCAATTTTAGTACTTTGTTTATTGTGTTTGGAAAATACCTCCCATCGAGTATCCTTGAAGTTGGATAAAAATTGTATCAATCTTTTATCATCATAAGCTGGAAGGTAAACGGTATAATGTCCGTGGTTCTCAGGAGTTAAATTTCTAATTTCTTGCCTAATGACGGGCGTAAATGTACTGTCATTGTATCTTTCGAAATGAAATCCGTAGCTTTTACTAACTGGCGCGTAGTTTTTTAAGACAAATCTGCCAAAGGAGTCTGATTTGTCAGGCAATGGCGCGTTTTCGCTTATTACAGCCGCCTGATGGCTCAAGCCAATGGATGGTTTGTGTTTTAACGCGCATGCCCAAGATGCAACCGGCTCGAAATCATTGAATACCATGTCATAATTCTGCACAGGAAGATCCATGACTTCTTTGAAGAAGTTTCTGAAATCAGTTTTTTTGAGTGTTTGATAAATATCAACCCCCCCTTTTTTTCCAAAAATGAAGCCCATGCCTTTGCATTTGTACTTAACAGGAAACCCAAGATTCACGTCAGCTTGAATTCCACTTACCAATACATCTACAGTACCATACCTTTGCAAAGATGGAATAATATCCCTTGCTCTGCTGATATGACCATTTCCTGTTCCTTGAATAGCGTATAATATCTTCATAGTTCGAAGTCGTTTCTCATTTTGTTAAGAATGGTATTGTAGCTTTCCTCTTTTTCCTTGCTTTCTTTTTGTTCTTTTATATTTGCCATCATTGGGTCTTCATCATATTTGTATATTTTCCACTCTCCGTTTTCATATTCAAGTGCGGTTTTATGATCGATCCAATCACCAGAATTCAGATAAGTTACTTCTCCGTCCTGAAGCGAGAACTTTTTGATAACGGGCTGATGGATATGCCCACAAATAACATAGTCATACCCTTTGTTCACGGCGATTTCTGCGGCAGTTAACTCAAAATCATTTTTTGATTTGATGGCATTTTTGACACTATGTTTGATTTTCTTTGACAGAGAAAT
The sequence above is a segment of the Aureibacter tunicatorum genome. Coding sequences within it:
- a CDS encoding glycosyltransferase family protein yields the protein MKILYAIQGTGNGHISRARDIIPSLQRYGTVDVLVSGIQADVNLGFPVKYKCKGMGFIFGKKGGVDIYQTLKKTDFRNFFKEVMDLPVQNYDMVFNDFEPVASWACALKHKPSIGLSHQAAVISENAPLPDKSDSFGRFVLKNYAPVSKSYGFHFERYNDSTFTPVIRQEIRNLTPENHGHYTVYLPAYDDKRLIQFLSNFKDTRWEVFSKHNKQSTKIDNIKISPVNNSAFMTSLSNCEGFLCGAGFEGPAEALHLGKKVLAIPMKNQYEQHCNAASLSNLGVPTISSIKPKHISTVNDWIINSNNINVNYPDMTDIILDNAIEHYYEEHASYSVPKTILNIF